Within Chelatococcus sp. HY11, the genomic segment GTCCCATCGACCGTTCGGCGCAGGCTTCCCTGTTCATGCCCGCCGGCGCCTATGGCCCGGCCTTTCTGATCACGCGCAACTACTACGCGTTGAAGGCCTATAATTTCTCCGATCTCTACGTCCTTTATGTCGGCCATTTGGCGGATTTGATCGACGGAGGCCGGCCCTTCGCCACCCCGTGGCAGGGCATGAAACAGGCCTCGACCGCCGGTATCGCCGCCATCCAGCGGGAGCTCACCCGCCATGGCCACTATGCCGAGACCATCGACGGGCGCGCCGGCATGCGGACGCGGCTCGCCATCGGGCTCTATCAGGAAGCGCGCGGCCTTCCTGTGGACTGCTGGCCCGGCGAAGCTGTGCTGAACGCTTTGCAGGCGGCGCGTTGATCGGGGCCGATCTGCATTTCCTCACCCTGCGCGTCAGGGTGGCGGGTGTTATCACGCTGGGTGAAATCGTGAGTGAGGGAGAGCGTCATGGCTGACTGGAACGCCCGGCTGTATTTGAAGTTCGAGGACGAGCGCACGCGGCCTTCCGCCGATCTTCTGGCGCGGGTTTCGCCCGTCGCGGCACGGCGTGTGGTCGATCTCGGCTGTGGCCCGGGAAATTCGACGGAACTGCTCGCCGCGCGCTTTCCCGACGCAGAAGTGATCGGCGTGGACACATCGCCCGACATGCTGGAGAAGGCGCGCCAGCGCCTGCCACGCGCCACGTTCATCGAAGCCGACGTCGCGACCTGGGGGCCGGAGCAGCCGGTCGACGTGCTGTTCGCCAATGCGGTGTTGCAGTGGCTGCCCAATCATGACGCGCTTCTTCCGCATCTGATGTCATTGCTGGCGCCCGGAGGCATCCTGGCCGTGCAGATGCCCAACAATCTGACCGAGCCCTCGCATGCGCTCATGCGCGACGTGGCTCGTGAGGATCGCTGGCGGGAGAAGCTCGCCAAGGCCAGCGCGGCGCGCGCGCCCCTCGCGCCACCCGGCCATCTCTATGACCTGCTGAAGCCTCATGCACGCCGTGTCGACATCTGGCAGACGGCTTACCAGCATCCGCTGGATGGTCCGGCGGCGATCATCGAATGGCTGAAGGCAACGGGCCTGCGTCCGTTCCTCGCGCCGCTCGACGCCGGTGAGCAGGAGGCTTTTCTGGCCGACTATCTCGAGCGGCTGACCGAGGGATATCCGCCACGCGTCGACGGCAAGGTGCTGCTCGCCTTCCCACGCCTGTTCATCGTTGCCGAGAAGGCGCCATGACGACAACTGGCGACCTCTTCGGGCCGGCGATCTTCCCCGGGCGCCGGCTCAGTGGCCGGGTGACGGCGATGCTCGTGGCGGGGCAGAGCGGCGGCACCTATGACTTCGTGACTGCGGCGGTCCAGGATCTCACGGTCACCTATGAAGGCATTCCGGGCGATCGGCATTGCGGTCTCACCCGCCGCTCCGGCGCGCGGGAGCCGTGGTATCCGCGCGGCACCGAGATGCGCAACGATCGCCAGATCTCCCTTCTGGCGGTGGAGGAGCTCGCGGAGATCGCTGCCGGCCTCGCTATCCCCTCGGTCAAGCCCGAATGGATCGGCGGCAACATCGTCGTGGAAGGACTGCCCGCCTTTTCGATGATCCCGCCGCGAACGCGGCTGACGTTCGCCGGCGGCGTTGTCATCACGATCGAAGGCCAGAACGCCCCCTGCAAATACGCGGGCCAGATGATCGCCGAGGCCCATCCCGGGCGACCCACGATCGCCCTCGATTTCGTCAAGGTGGCGAAGCGCCTGCGCGGCCTCGTCGGCTCAGTCGAACGGCCCGGCGTGATCATGCCCGGGGAGGCGGTGGTCGCGCGCATCCCGGAGCATTGGGCCTATCCGGCGGGGTAAGGGGTGTCGGCATGGCAACAGCCGCGTTGCCATACTAGCCAGAAAGCGTAGGCTTTCTTGCGATTTTGCGCCCATAGACATCCACTTATTTTCAATTGGTTAGATGGGTTCAATCACTTGTCATCCATCGGCGTTCAGGGATATTTAATACGCTCAATCTAGGGGGGGCTGCCACTTGCAGGTAATGGGCGATGCTGAGAGCAAAGCGCGCGCCGCGCAGGTACGTCTCAAGGCGCGAAGCGAACCTTACCGGCGTTGCCTGGATGTAGGTTTGCTTCTTGATCATGCAATTATTGTGCTGATCGCGTGATTCGGCGGTCGATCCCACTCCGTTTTGACAGACTTGCGGAAAACGGCAGAACTGAGCCGTTACGTATGTCGGTTTTCACCCAGGACGATGCCGAGCACGAGGTGTTCGTGAAAGTGTCATCCGGAAAGGAGTGCAGCGTTGAAGGTCTGATGAACGAGATGCTTGGGGCGCTGCTTGCATCCGACCTCGGCTTACCGGTCAACGAGCCCTTCTTCGTCGAGCTTGATCCGGATTTTATCCAGTCGGTCGTGCGCCCCGAAATTCGTACGCGTCTCTCCGCGTCCTGTCCGCTTGCCTTCGCGTCAAAGGCTGCTGGGCAGCAATGGCGGCGTTGGATTGCCTCGGACAAGATCGTCGAGTCACAAGTCGAACTGGCGCTTGGCGTCATTGCGTTCGATGGCTTCATCGCCAACAATGATCGAGGGCCACGGAACTCCAATCTTCTCGTGCGAGACCTCGACTGGCGCGTCATTGACCACGAGACCGCCTTCGGATTTCGCACAAAGTTGTTTCCCCGATGCGAGCCTTGGAAACTCGGCAACCTTGCCCTTCTGTGCCGGTATGGCCAAGATAGTGAACACATTTTTGCCCGCTTGTTGGCAGGGCGAGACGACCTCGATTTCCCGGCTCTACGCGCCCGGTGGTCGGCCTTGTCAGATGCTCGTCTCGCCCAGTACGAGGCTACCTTGCCAGAGGAGTGGGAGGTGGTGCGCCCTAATTTGGCCGAGGCAATACGCCATCTTAAGCAGGTTCGGGACAATATCGACCTGTGCTTGGCCGAACTGAAACGGGTACTGACATGACGAGAGAGCCCTACACCTATATGATCCTAAGATACCGCCACGACCCACTCGCTGGCGAGCTGGTCAACGTCGGTGTCGTGGTTCATGCAGCGAGGAGCGGTTTTCTGGATGCCCTAGTTCGGCGTGCCTACGGCCGCATTTCCAAGCTGTTCCCGTCAGTAGATGGAACCACGCTACGTCATGACTTAGTTAACATTGAACGCGCGCTCCAACGGCTAGGTAAAGGTGATGTAGGCGACGATATTTTTGATATGCCGAATGCCTCGACCTTCGCCCACCGTGTTCTTGGCAAGGACGACAGCTCTCTGATCTGGAGCGAGATGGGCTCGGGTCTGACGCGCGACCCGGCCAAAACGCTGGAGGAGCTGCATGCGCGGTTCGTTACCCAGTACGACGAGCAGCCGGCAGTTCGTCGGTCGGATGCCGATATTTGGAGGCCGTTCCGCGATCTATTGCTGGAGCGCAAGATCGACGCCATCTTTCAGACCAAGAGGATCACGGGCGCACATGACGCAGTCGAGTTCGACTACGCATGGAAGAACGGAAAATGGCATTGCTTTCAACCGCTGTCCTTTGACCTGACGACTGCTGAGGGCATTCAAGAGAAGGCAGCGCGATGGGTCGGGCACATGGTTGGCCTGAAGGAGGCAGAGGGTCAGTTCCAACCTTACTTCATCGTAGGCGAGCCGTCGGATCCCGCCCTCATGGCCACCTATGATCGCGCGGTGGAATTCATCCGTGCAGCGCCCTTGCGGCCAAAAATCGTGTCAGAAAGTAACATCAGCGAGTTTGCCGACGAATTGGCTCACAAGGTTCTTGAACATAAGGGCTGACCGCCCAAACCCGAGTGGATAGGTTCTGGGCTGGCCCGCTGTCTTTCTGCTGCGATAAGGGACCTGCGCTAAGGGTGATCGACCAAAGCGTATTCGAGCTCCCTCACCCGTAGGAGTTAGAGCGCTGCGAAGTGCTTAGTGAAAGAGCTTCTTCGCACGATGCCCCTATTCCGCCGCGCGGGCATAGTTCGCCGGATCGTAATTGAGGATGGGGGAAAGCCAGCGCTCCACTGTGGCGATGTCCATGCCCTTGCGCACGGCATAGTCCTCGACCTGGTCGCGTTCCACCTTCGCCACGCCGAAATAATAGGACTCGGGGTGCGAGAGGTAGAGCCCCGACACCGATGATCCCGGCCACATGGCGTAGCTCTCCGTCAGTGACACACCGACGCGCTCGCTCGCCTTCAGCAGATCGAACAGGGTTGCCTTCTCGGTGTGGTCAGGCTGGGCCGGGTAGCCCGGCGCGGGGCGGATGCCCGCGTACTCCTCGCGCACAAGCGCCTCGTTGTCGAGGTTCTCGTCCGGCGCATAGCCCCAGAACTCCTGGCGCACGCGCTGGTGCATGCGTTCGGCGAAGGCCTCGGCGATGCGGTCGGCCAGCGCCTTCACGAGGATCGAGGCATAATCGTCGTTCTTCTCCGCGAATTTCTTGGAGATACGCTCTTCTTCCATCCCCGCCGTGACCACGAAGCCGCCGACATAATCGGCCTTGCCGGTGTCCTTGGGGGCGACGAAATCCGAGAGCGCCAGGTTGGGGCGCCCGTCGCGGCGGGTAAGTTGCTGGCGCAGGGTGAAGAACGTCGCCAACTCCTCGGTGCGGCTCTCACCGGTGTAGAGCCGGATATCGTCACCCACCGCGTTGGCCGGCCAGAAGCCGATGACGGCCTTGGGGTTGAACCAGCGCTCCTCGACGATGCGCTTCAGCATGGCCTGGGCATCGCTGTAGAGCTGGCGGGCGACCTCGCCCTGCGCCTCGTCCTCCAGGATCGCCGGGAAGCGGCCCTTCAGTTCCCAGGTCTGGAAGAACGGCGTCCAGTCGATGTAGCGGACGAGTTCCGCCACGTCATAGGTGCGGAAGACGCGCGTGCCGAGGAAGGTCGGCTTCGGCGGCTGATAACCGGCCCAGTCGAGCTTCAGCGCGTTGGCGCGGGCCTTGGCGATGGGCAGGCGCTGCTTGTCGGCCTCTGCGCGGGCATGGGCATTGGCAACCTTCGCGTATTCGGCGCGCAGCGTTTCGATATAGGTCGCGCGGTTGTCCTGCGACAGCAGCGAGGAGACGACGCCGACGGCGCGGCTTGCGTCATTGACATAGACGGCTTGCCCACGCGCGTAGTTCGGGTGGATCTTCACCGCCGTATGGACGCGGCTGGTCGTCGCCCCGCCGATGAGGAGCGGAATGTCGAAGCCCTCGCGCTCCATCTCGCCGGCGACATGGCACATCTCGTCGAGCGACGGCGTGATGAGGCCGGAGAGGCCGATGATGTCGACCTTCTCCTTGCGCGCCGTCTCGAGGATCTTCTGCGCCGGCACCATGACGCCGAGGTCGATGACCTCGTAGTTGTTGCAGGCGAGAACCACGCCGACGATGTTCTTGCCGATGTCGTGGACATCACCCTTGACGGTCGCCATCAGGATCTTGCCGGCCGCCGAGCGCACGCTGCCGCCGCCGTTCTCTTCCTTCTCCTTCTCCATAAAGGGCATGAGATAGGCGACCGCCTGCTTCATGACGCGCGCGGATTTCACCACCTGCGGCAGGAACATCTTGCCCGAGCCGAAGAGATCGCCGACCACGCTCATGCCGGCCATCAGCGGCCCCTCGATGACATGGAGCGGCCGCTCCGCCGTCTGGCGGGCCTCCTCGGTGTCCTCGTCGATATAATCGGTGATGCCGTTGACGAGCGCATGTTCGAGGCGCTTCTCGACGGTCCATGTCCGCCAGGTCAGGTCCGCCTCGCGGGCCTGCCGGCCCTTGCCCTTGAAGCTCTCGGCGAGGTCGAGCAACCGCTCGGTGGCGTCGGCGCGCCGGTTGAGGACCACGTCCTCGCAGGCCTCCTTGAGCGCCGGGTCGATCTCGTCATAGACCGCGAGCTGGCCGGCATTGACGATGCCCATGTCCATGCCGACCTGAATGGCATGGTAGAGAAACACCGCGTGCATCGCCTCGCGCACGGGCTCGTTGCCGCGGAACGAGAAGGAGAGGTTCGAGACGCCGCCCGAGATATGCACGTGAGGCAGGCTCTCGCGGATGCGCTTCGTGGCGTTGATGAAATCGACGCCGTAGTTGTTGTGTTCCTCGATGCCGGTGGCGACCGCGAAGACATTGGGATCGAAGATGATGTCCTCGGGCGGGAAGCCCACCTCCTCGGTGAGGATCTTGTAGGCCCTTGAGCAGATCTCGACCTTGCGGTCTTCCGTATCCGCTTGACCCGTCTCGTCGAACGCCATGACGACGACGGCCGCGCCGTAGTTGCGCACGATGCGCGCCTCGTGCAGGAACTTCTCCTCGCCTTCCTTCAGCGAGATCGAGTTCACGATGGGCTTGCCCTGAATGCACTTCAGGCCGGCCTCGATCACCGAGAACTTCGAGGAATCGACCATCACCGGCACGCGCGCGATATCCGGCTCGGCGGCGACGAGGTTGAGGAACTCCGTCATCGCCTTCTCGGAATCGAGCAGGCCCTCGTCCATGTTGATGTCGATGACCTGCGCGCCATTGGCGACCTGATCGCGCGCCACATCGAGTGCTGCCGCGTAGTCGCCGTTGGTGATGAGCTTGCGGAACTTGGCCGAGCCGGTGACGTTGGTGCGCTCGCCCACATTCACGAAGGGAATGTCGGATGTCAGCGTGAAGGGCTCGAGCCCGGAAAGCCTCATGTGGCGCGGCGGTTGGGCGATGGCGCGGGGCGCCTTGCCCTTCACCGCCTCCGCGACGGCCCTGATATGGGCGGGCGTCGAGCCGCAGCAGCCGCCGACAATATTGACGAAGCCCGACTGGGCGAATTCGCCGACGAGCTCCGCCATCGCCTCCGGGCTCTCGTCATAGAGGCCGAATTCATTGGGCAGGCCGGCGTTGGGATAGGCGCAGACGAGGGTGTCGGCGATCTGCGAGAGCTCGCGGATATGGGCACGCATCTCCTTGGCGCCGAGCGCGCAGTTGAGGCCGATGGAGATGGGGTCGGCGTGACGCAGGGCGTTCCAGAACGCCTCGACCGTCTGGCCCGAAAGCGTGCGGCCGGAGAGATCGGTGATGGTGCCGGAGATCATGATCGGCAGCGTCACGCCGGTTTCGGCGAAGACCTGCTGGGCGGCGACCACGGCCGCCTTGGCGTTGAGCGTGTCGAAGATCGTCTCGATCAGGATGATGTGCGAGCCGCCGGCGATGAGGCCGCGCACCTGCTCGGCATAAGCATCGCGCACCTGGTCGAAGGTGACGGCGCGGAAGCCGGGGTTATTGACATCGGGCGAGAGCGACAGCGTGCGGTTGGTCGGCCCGATGGCGCCAGCGACGAAGCGGCGGCGCCCGTCCTCCTGCTCGGCGATGGCGGCGGCCTCGCGGGCGATGCGGGCACCCTCGCGGTTCAGCTCGAAGACGATGGCTTCAAGGCCGTAGTCGGCCTGGGCGATCGACGTCCCGGAGAAGGTGTTGGTCTCGACGATGTCCGCGCCGGCGCGGAAATAGTCGAGGTGAACCTTTCTGACGGCATCCGGCTGCGTCAGGATGAGAAGGTCGTTGTTGCCCCGGACGTCGTGGCCGTGATCGCGAAAGCGCTCGCCGCGGAAGTCCTCCTCCGAGAACTTGCTGTTCTGCAGTTCCGTGCCCATGGCGCCGTCGAGCACCAGGATCCGCTCGGCCGCCGCCTGTTTCAAGGCGGCCCGCACTTCAGCACCATCGACGGGAGGGAAATCGGTCATTGCGTTAACTTTCGTCCGTGATTTCAAGCGCTAACGTGCAACCAGCGCGTGTACCCCTCCCCGGTGGGGAGAGGTCGGACGCGCAGCGTCCGGGTGAGGGAACATGGATTCCATGGAAAGCGTTGGACCCTCACCCTATCCCTCTCCCCACCGGGAAGAGGGAACGACATTTTCCTGACAGTCGCGCCTGACAAGACGCAAAAAAGAGGCCGAGGGAGGCCGCGTCCTCAAGCCGCCGCGACGGCCTTGGCCGGTGCGACGGTATCAGCTCTTAGCCCCAGGAGATGACAAACTGCATAGACCAAGTCAGCACGATTCATCGTGTAGAAGTGGAGATCGGTCACGCCGCGGTCAACGAGATCGATGACCTGTTCGGCGGCGACCGCCGCGGCGATGAGGCGTCGGGTTTCCACATCCTCGTCCAGGCCATCGAAGCGTGCGGCGAGCCAGGACGGCATGCTGGCGCCGGCGCGCTCGGCGAAATTCGCGGCCTGCTTGAAGTTCTGCACGGGCAGGATGCCCGGCACGATCGGGATGTCGATGCCAGCCGCCCGGACCTTGTCGATATAGCGCAGGTATAGGTCGTTATCGAAGAAGAACTGGGTGACGGCCCGGTCGGCGCCGGCATCGACCTTGCGCTTCAGAATATCGATATCGGCATCGATGGATGGGCTCTCGGGATGCTTTTCCGGATAGGCCGAGACCGTGACCTCGAAATCGCCGATGCGTTTCAGGCCGGCGACGAGATCATAGGACGACGCATAGCCGCCGGGATGCGCTTCATAGGCGGTGCCAATGCCGGCGACGGGATCACCGCGCAGGGCGACCACATGGCGGACGCCGGCCTCCCAATAGGCGCGCGCGACATCATCGACTTCCTCCCGCGTTGCCGAGACGCAGGTGAGGTGGGCGGCCGGCTTGAGGATCGTCTCATCGACGATGCGCTTGACGGTGGCGTGGGTGCGCTCACGCGTCGAGCCGCCTGCGCCATAGGTGACGGAGACGAAATTTGGCTTCAGCGGCGCCAGACGCTCGATGGACGCCCACAGGGTCTCTTCCATCGCGGGCGTCTTCGGCGGGAAGAACTCGAAGGAGACGCGCACGGGCCGGGAGCTGTGGCGGCTGGGGCGAAAAGAAGCGGGTGCCATCAGGCAACCTCCCGTTGAGTCGAACGCGGTTGAAAATCGGTGATGACACGGCGGTCGCGCGCCAGCCAGAGCGATACGGTGAGCTGTTCCGGATGGTCCCGCTCGGGCTTGAGATCGCGATGGGCGATGACGTCGAGGCCGGCTTCCTCAAGCCACCCGCCGATCTGGTCCGCGGCGAAGCCGAGCCGGCGGTGAGCGTGCTCCTCGCGCAGGAATTCCAGCGCATGCGGCGCGAAATCGACCACCAGCAGGCGCCCACCCGGCGCGAGCACGGCCGCGGCTTCGCGGAGCGCCCGGGCCGGATCGTCGAGATAATGGAGGACCTGATGTATGAGCACGAGATCGAAGGCATCGTGCTCGACAGGCAGGGCGTGGATGTCGCCCTGCTGGAGCTGGACCTTGGCGAGGCCGGCCCGTTCCAGATTGGCGCGCGCGACAGAGAGCATGGCGTGGCTGGCATCGACGCCGACCACACGCGAGGCCAGAGGCGCCAGCAACTGCAGCATGCGCCCGGTGCCGGTGCCGAGATCGAGGAAGGCCTGCACGGGCTTTGCCCCGACGACCTCGATGATCGCGGCCTCCACGGCCTCCTCGGGCACATGCAACGAGCGCACCTTGTCCCAATTGTCCGCAAGACGGGAGAAATGCGCCTGCGCCGCTTCCGCGCGTGCTTGCCGCGCGGCCTTCAAGCGGGCGCGGTCTCCCGCCAGGCGTTGGTCCGCACTGTCGAGATGGGCGACGAGGTCGCGAATGGCGGTGGCGGCGGGATGATGGTCCGCCATCCGGAAAAAGGCCCAGGCGCCTTCGCGATGGCGCTCGACGATGCCGGCCTCCGCGAGAAGTTTGAGATGGCGCGAGATGCGCGGTTGGGACTGCCCGAGGATGTCGGTCATGTCCGAGACGGTCAGCTCGCCCTCGCTGAGCAGCGCGAGCATGCGCATGCGCGTTTCTTCGGCCGCGGCTTTCATCGCGGTGAGCAGAACGGGAAAGGGAAGGGCAGGTCTATCCATCATCACGCCATCTCAACACATAAAGATATGTTTATGTGAAATTTTGCGGCGATGCAAGGTCGATGTCAGAGACGTTTCGGGGCTGGTGAGGTGGGGCGCACATTGACCCCCACCCCTTACCCCTCCCAGCAAGGGGGAGGGGACTGGTTGGCGTTTCTACCTTGCTTCCCAATAGCTTCCCAGTCGCATTTTTGAAGTGGCCTTGGAGATAATTCACACCGCTGCCGCGCCCCTCACGCTTGCTGGGAGGGGTAAGGGGTGGGGGTTACCCGCGATAACGCCTCAAGTTTCGATCGTCACCATGGGGGTCGCGGCATCGGCGATCTTGACGCTGGTCTGGCCGCCGCAATGAATGGCGATGAGCGTCGTGAAATCGGCGACGGCCTGGTTGATGTCGCCCTGACCGTTGGCCTGGATGGTGGCGATGACCCTTGTGGAGCGGGGTGAAATGCCGGTGCGCGCGTCCTGGCGCCAGTTCCAGCGGCGGCAGAGCACATGGCGGGCGTCGGCATAGACCACCTCGCCCGCCTTGGGCGGGTCGTTTTCCTCTCCGGGCTCGGAGGCGCCCATGTCGATGAAGCTGTCGCCCTCGCGCGCGAATCGGAAAGCAAGTGGCGGCTCGATCTTGTCGAGGTCATCCGCGCCGCAGCACATCACATGGGTGAGAGACACGGCGTTGTAGAGATCGACGAAGCTGTTCACGACCGGCAGCCGCTCGCCCGCGAGGACGCGCTTCACCAGGCGCTCGACCGAGGAGCGATAGCTGGTGCGCTTGATCCCAAAGCCTTTGTAGGCGGAGCGCCACGCGGCGATGCCGGGAATATCGGACAGTTCGCGGCCGCCCCAGTGTTCCCGACAGGCGGCCTCGCGCTCGGCGATCAAGGCATCGAGCGAGGGCGGGCGGGCTCCCTGGATCTGGAGGCCCTCGATCACGACCGCCGCGACGCGAGCCTCCGGAAACTGCGGAGAAATTTCGGCAATGGATAGCTGCATGGTCCCCGTCCCGTTCGAAGCGGGCACAGATTGCCCCCTTCGCGCGGAACAAGCCATGCCGCCACCGCAAGGGCGAGTTGCGGCGGTGTTACTTGTCGCGCTGTCGCGTTGGAGTGATCAGCGAAACGGCGGCTCGTCGAAGCTGCGCAGTTTACGCGAATGGAGCCCGTGGGTCTCTTGGCGCAACAGGTCCAAAGCCTTGAGGCCAATGCGCAGATGCTCGCCCACTGCCCGTTCATAGAAGGCATTGGCGGCGCCGGGAAGCTTGATCTCGCCGTGCAGCGGCTTGTCCGAGACGCATAGCAGCGTCCCGTAGGGCACGCGCAGGCGATAGCCCTGGGCGGCGATCGTGCCGCTTTCCATGTCGACGGCGATAGCCCGCGACAGATTGATGCGCCGACGCTCCTGGCTCCAGCGCAGCTCCCAGTTCCTGTCACCATTGGTGAGGACGGTGCCCGTACGCAGGCGCTGTTTCAGGGCGTCGCCGCGATCGCCGGTGATGATCGCGGCCGCTTCCTGAAGCGCAACCTGGATCTCGGCAAGGGCAGGAACCGGAATATCGGTCGGCAACAGCCGATCGAGGATGCCATCCTGCCGGAGATAGCCGTGGGCGAGCACATAGTCGCCGATGGTCTGCGATTGGCGCAGGCCGCCACAATGACCGATCATCAGCCAGCATTGCGGGCGCAGCACCGCGAGATGGTCCGTGATGTTCTTGGCATTGGCCGGGCCGACGCCGATGTTCACGAGCGTCGTGCCCCGGCCATCCGCGGCGATGAGATGGTAGGCAGGCATCTGGAAGCGGTGCCAGGCGACGGCGGTCATCCGGGCGATGGCTTCGGCCTCCGAGAGGTCGCGCTCGATCACGACATTGCCCGGCAGAACGAGGCGTTCGGCGCGGCCGTCGGCGAGTTCCACAAGACCGAGCCGCATAAACTGGTCGACATAGCGGTGGTAGTTGGTCAGGAGAATCCACGGCTGGATGTGGCGCCAGTCACTGCCGGTATAGTGCACAAGCCGGCGCAGCGAGAAATCGACGCGGGCCGCGTCGAACAGCGCGAGCGGCTTGACCCCGGTCGCGTCATCTTCCCACAGGCCATCGGCGATCTCGTCACCCACCGAGGCCAGCAGGGGCGGCGGGAAATAACGGGCGAGTTCGGCTGCCGTCACGCCCGTTCCCGCCAGCTCGTCACCCCGCTCGACAACATAAGGATAGGGAATGTCCTGATGGCTCAGGCCGACGGTGGCGGTGGCCCCGTATTCGCCCATCAGGTGGCGAAGCTGCTCGACCAGGTAGCCACGGAAATGACGTGGCTGGGTGATGGTGGTGGCGTAGACGCCCGGAGCCTGGAATTTCGCATAGGCGCGCGGTGTCACCGGCATCAGGCCGGGCGGTTCGTAGGTGACGCGAATTTCGGGATAACGATAGGAGGCGCGCTCGGTCGCCGTCGGGATGGTCTGATTGTCGAGATAGGCCTCGAGCGCCCGACGCAGCCCGTTGGCGGAGCCGGTATGCAGCTCCGTCAGGCGATCAACTGCTTCCTCGGGGGTTTTGACAGCAACGAAGCCGTTGGTTCGGCTGGGCACGCAGAGTTTCCTTCCTCGCAGACGACCGCTCGCGATGAATCTAGCGCGAAACGGAGCACATCGTCAGGTGAAACCGGCCCATCCCGGTGCGCATTGTCCGCGAATGGTTGCCATTTTGGGAAGACAGTTGCGTGGCGACGTTCCATTTTTCCTGTGTGATTTTTGCC encodes:
- a CDS encoding phenylalanine--tRNA ligase beta subunit-related protein; its protein translation is MQLSIAEISPQFPEARVAAVVIEGLQIQGARPPSLDALIAEREAACREHWGGRELSDIPGIAAWRSAYKGFGIKRTSYRSSVERLVKRVLAGERLPVVNSFVDLYNAVSLTHVMCCGADDLDKIEPPLAFRFAREGDSFIDMGASEPGEENDPPKAGEVVYADARHVLCRRWNWRQDARTGISPRSTRVIATIQANGQGDINQAVADFTTLIAIHCGGQTSVKIADAATPMVTIET
- a CDS encoding AMP nucleosidase — translated: MPSRTNGFVAVKTPEEAVDRLTELHTGSANGLRRALEAYLDNQTIPTATERASYRYPEIRVTYEPPGLMPVTPRAYAKFQAPGVYATTITQPRHFRGYLVEQLRHLMGEYGATATVGLSHQDIPYPYVVERGDELAGTGVTAAELARYFPPPLLASVGDEIADGLWEDDATGVKPLALFDAARVDFSLRRLVHYTGSDWRHIQPWILLTNYHRYVDQFMRLGLVELADGRAERLVLPGNVVIERDLSEAEAIARMTAVAWHRFQMPAYHLIAADGRGTTLVNIGVGPANAKNITDHLAVLRPQCWLMIGHCGGLRQSQTIGDYVLAHGYLRQDGILDRLLPTDIPVPALAEIQVALQEAAAIITGDRGDALKQRLRTGTVLTNGDRNWELRWSQERRRINLSRAIAVDMESGTIAAQGYRLRVPYGTLLCVSDKPLHGEIKLPGAANAFYERAVGEHLRIGLKALDLLRQETHGLHSRKLRSFDEPPFR